Proteins encoded in a region of the Nocardia asteroides genome:
- a CDS encoding DNA-directed RNA polymerase subunit beta, with product MVLETPTARCRFYRQVCGLPACIEPSMGRISLPSGSVGAITVPAQLGAQVKNRMRNSGAPAGPIISHPRSKRWTFLIAPDIPNDMSLFSELFRLNATLAPYGAQIALPSPADDVGCRRFRVWAQAPRDSYRPSGLKVVEAIRVCVRLRPGPGR from the coding sequence ATGGTCCTGGAGACTCCGACGGCGCGGTGCCGGTTCTACCGCCAGGTGTGCGGGCTGCCCGCCTGCATCGAGCCGTCGATGGGCCGAATCTCGCTGCCATCCGGCAGTGTCGGCGCGATCACTGTGCCCGCTCAACTCGGTGCGCAGGTGAAGAACCGGATGCGGAACAGCGGCGCACCGGCCGGGCCGATCATCTCGCACCCGCGTTCCAAGCGGTGGACCTTCCTTATCGCCCCGGACATCCCGAACGATATGTCGCTGTTCTCCGAACTGTTCCGGCTCAATGCCACCCTGGCGCCCTATGGCGCCCAGATCGCCCTTCCCTCTCCTGCGGATGACGTTGGGTGTCGCCGGTTTCGGGTGTGGGCGCAGGCGCCGCGTGACTCCTACCGGCCGTCGGGGCTGAAGGTTGTGGAAGCCATCCGGGTGTGTGTGCGGCTGCGGCCGGGGCCGGGGCGGTAG
- a CDS encoding divalent-cation tolerance protein CutA translates to MATSSVWSVTTTTPTEDAAQSIARAAVSEKLAAGAFITGPIRSVFRHLGELGEGQEWRVELRTLTATRDKLAARIKELHPWDNPELTGQPIEWCSDDYADWVERSTSALE, encoded by the coding sequence ATGGCAACCTCGAGTGTGTGGTCCGTGACGACAACCACACCCACCGAAGACGCTGCCCAATCCATCGCCCGCGCCGCGGTATCGGAGAAGTTGGCGGCGGGTGCGTTCATTACCGGGCCGATCAGGTCGGTGTTCCGACATCTCGGCGAGTTGGGTGAAGGCCAGGAGTGGCGCGTCGAACTGCGCACCTTGACCGCGACCCGGGACAAGCTCGCCGCCAGAATCAAGGAACTGCATCCGTGGGACAACCCGGAGCTGACCGGCCAGCCCATCGAATGGTGCTCCGACGATTACGCGGACTGGGTGGAGCGCTCTACAAGCGCGCTGGAATAG
- the serC gene encoding phosphoserine transaminase gives MTSAFPTIPDDLKPADGRFGCGPSKVRPEQLQSLVNVGASVFGTSHRQKPVKDVVARVRSGLRDLFGLPDGYEVVLGNGGTTAFWDAAAFGLVRERSLHLTNGEFSSKFAAVTKGNPFIGDPIVVSAEPGSAPEPVSDPSADLIGWAHNETSTGVAIPVQRPAGSEHALVAIDATSGAGGLPVTITDADVYYFAPQKCFASDGGLWVALMSPAALARVEEIKASGRWTPDFLSLPIAIDNSTKDQTYNTPALGTLLLFADQIEWLNGNGGLDWAVKRTLDSSSRLYSWAESSEYATPYVADPAHRSQVVGTIDFADSVDAAAVAKILRANGIVDTEPYRKLGRNQLRIGMFPAIDPDDVSQLTRSIDWVVQNLG, from the coding sequence ATGACCTCTGCGTTTCCGACCATTCCCGACGATCTCAAGCCCGCCGACGGACGGTTCGGTTGCGGCCCCTCGAAGGTGCGCCCGGAGCAGCTGCAGTCGCTGGTGAACGTCGGCGCCTCGGTGTTCGGAACCTCGCATCGGCAGAAGCCGGTCAAGGATGTGGTGGCGCGTGTGCGCTCCGGTCTGCGCGATCTGTTCGGCCTGCCGGACGGCTACGAGGTGGTGCTCGGCAACGGCGGCACCACCGCGTTCTGGGACGCCGCGGCGTTCGGCCTGGTGCGGGAACGTTCGCTGCACCTGACCAACGGTGAGTTCAGCTCGAAGTTCGCCGCCGTGACCAAGGGCAACCCGTTCATCGGCGACCCGATCGTGGTCTCGGCCGAGCCGGGCAGCGCGCCGGAGCCGGTGTCGGACCCGTCGGCGGACCTGATCGGCTGGGCGCACAACGAGACCTCCACCGGCGTCGCCATCCCGGTGCAGCGTCCGGCGGGGTCGGAGCACGCGCTCGTCGCCATCGACGCCACCTCCGGCGCGGGCGGCCTCCCGGTGACCATCACCGACGCCGACGTCTACTACTTCGCGCCGCAGAAGTGCTTCGCCTCCGACGGTGGCCTGTGGGTGGCGCTGATGAGCCCGGCCGCGCTGGCCCGGGTCGAGGAGATCAAGGCCTCGGGTCGCTGGACGCCCGACTTCCTGTCGCTGCCGATCGCGATCGACAACAGCACCAAGGACCAGACCTACAACACCCCGGCGCTGGGCACCCTGCTGCTGTTCGCCGACCAGATCGAGTGGCTCAACGGCAACGGCGGTCTGGATTGGGCGGTCAAGCGGACGCTGGACTCCTCGTCGCGGCTGTACTCGTGGGCCGAGTCCAGCGAGTACGCCACCCCGTACGTCGCGGACCCGGCGCACCGCTCGCAGGTGGTCGGCACCATCGACTTCGCCGACTCGGTCGACGCGGCCGCGGTGGCGAAGATCCTGCGCGCCAACGGCATCGTGGACACCGAGCCGTACCGCAAACTGGGCCGTAATCAGCTGCGCATCG